A region from the Acidobacteriota bacterium genome encodes:
- a CDS encoding serine/threonine-protein kinase: IPSKLGRYEVMEELGKGSMGVVYLARDPLIGRLVALKTFHATHNVADDELEQFQARFLREAQSCGILNHPNIVTIHDIVVPADGGDVFIAMEYVRGTNLKQLLHRSGQPALEFTSEIIGQIASALDYAHSKGVVHRDIKPANILLTADNEVKITDFGIALLNTSNLTQAGQMLGTPNYMAPEQVRGEEVGHHADIFSLGVVLYEMLTRRKPFPGDNLTAVTYRIVNEAFEPPERYIGALLPGLRSVLERAMAKAPSDRYQRAGELGEDLRRVLPVTVKTGVGEQTQDLMAETMASVISAPPENFELPEVSPPPPDPPGTSDTRPSEAGSSEAESSEAESSEVGPSESGSSDGQPDVAVSGTDILPAADPDSLEPPALPDLPPPPAIDGAGKSPSSRRAGASSAGASSSAPSSAADEILRSISDPSSSPRAFGGSKEDDFDDSGTAPPANAPPVSATASLPGGLGGRRSLLLAGAVAVVAVILLVLVINGLRGGGPDPEEAYAAQRSQAEQTLEQLMAEGAALLQQDRVDEAEERFAEAAELAEQRRNVVRGEYRDLLAEENRDRAALRATELESLTGVLEVSARQREEADQRRLALHISQTRQSLVMDRLEEARAALDEERYGDAFRAAQAVLEADPSRAEAYDVLAAVQPELSVSQPEPTTRRVAPPPPPPPPPPEPQSTEPVTTTAQLPPPPSRPAVNHATLWVELISDLPKGVLLIYINEDQLMRESFRFTEKSGGFFSRSKSYTGHLERSFKVDTGTNSLKVYVSGARNRPTEVEQLDANFPAGSERRLILQVDEDGNLNASLR, encoded by the coding sequence GCATCCCCAGCAAATTGGGGCGTTACGAAGTGATGGAGGAGCTGGGCAAGGGCTCCATGGGCGTGGTGTACCTCGCCCGGGATCCGCTCATTGGCCGGCTCGTGGCGCTCAAGACCTTCCACGCCACCCACAATGTGGCGGACGACGAGCTGGAGCAATTCCAGGCTCGCTTCCTGCGCGAGGCCCAGAGCTGCGGGATTCTCAACCATCCCAACATCGTCACCATCCACGACATCGTGGTGCCGGCGGACGGTGGCGACGTCTTCATCGCCATGGAGTACGTCCGGGGCACCAATCTCAAGCAGCTCCTGCACCGTTCCGGGCAGCCGGCCCTGGAGTTCACCTCCGAGATCATCGGCCAGATTGCCAGCGCCCTGGATTACGCTCATTCCAAGGGCGTGGTGCACCGCGACATCAAGCCCGCCAACATCCTGCTCACCGCCGACAACGAGGTGAAGATCACCGATTTCGGCATCGCCCTGCTCAACACCTCCAATCTGACCCAGGCGGGGCAGATGTTGGGTACCCCCAACTACATGGCGCCGGAGCAGGTGCGGGGCGAGGAGGTGGGGCACCACGCGGACATCTTCTCCCTCGGCGTGGTGCTCTACGAGATGCTCACCCGCCGCAAGCCGTTCCCCGGAGACAACCTGACGGCGGTCACGTACCGAATCGTCAACGAGGCCTTCGAGCCGCCGGAGCGGTACATCGGCGCGCTGCTGCCGGGGCTTCGTTCGGTGCTCGAGCGGGCCATGGCAAAGGCGCCGAGCGACCGCTATCAGAGAGCCGGCGAGCTGGGGGAGGACTTGCGCCGAGTGTTGCCCGTCACGGTGAAGACCGGGGTCGGGGAGCAGACTCAGGATTTGATGGCGGAGACCATGGCGTCGGTGATCTCGGCGCCGCCGGAGAACTTCGAATTGCCGGAGGTCTCGCCCCCGCCGCCGGATCCCCCGGGCACTTCCGACACCAGACCTTCTGAGGCCGGGTCTTCTGAAGCCGAGTCTTCTGAAGCCGAGTCTTCTGAGGTCGGGCCTTCCGAGAGCGGGTCTTCCGACGGGCAGCCCGACGTCGCCGTGTCCGGCACCGACATCCTGCCGGCAGCGGATCCCGACAGCCTCGAGCCGCCGGCGTTGCCGGACCTGCCTCCGCCACCGGCCATTGACGGGGCGGGCAAGAGCCCTTCGTCCCGGCGGGCTGGAGCATCCAGTGCGGGGGCATCCAGCTCGGCGCCTTCCAGCGCGGCAGACGAGATTCTGCGGTCCATTTCGGATCCTTCCTCCTCCCCCCGGGCCTTCGGTGGGAGCAAAGAGGACGACTTCGACGATTCCGGCACCGCTCCCCCGGCCAACGCCCCCCCGGTCTCCGCCACCGCGTCGCTGCCCGGTGGCCTCGGCGGCCGGCGCTCGCTCTTGCTGGCCGGTGCGGTGGCGGTGGTAGCGGTGATTTTGTTGGTGCTGGTGATCAACGGTTTGCGCGGCGGTGGTCCGGATCCCGAGGAAGCCTATGCCGCTCAGCGGAGCCAGGCCGAGCAGACCCTCGAGCAGCTGATGGCGGAGGGCGCGGCGTTGCTCCAGCAGGATCGCGTGGACGAGGCGGAGGAGCGTTTCGCCGAGGCCGCGGAGCTGGCGGAGCAGCGGCGCAACGTGGTGCGCGGTGAGTACCGCGACCTGCTGGCGGAGGAGAACCGGGATCGGGCGGCGCTCCGGGCCACGGAGCTGGAGTCCTTGACCGGCGTCCTGGAAGTGAGCGCACGGCAGCGGGAAGAGGCAGACCAGCGGCGCCTGGCGTTGCATATTTCCCAGACTCGCCAGAGCCTGGTGATGGATCGCCTCGAGGAAGCCCGAGCGGCTTTGGATGAAGAGCGGTACGGTGATGCTTTCCGCGCAGCGCAGGCGGTGTTGGAGGCGGACCCCTCCCGCGCCGAGGCCTACGACGTGCTGGCGGCGGTGCAGCCGGAGCTGAGTGTGTCCCAGCCGGAGCCGACGACTCGCCGGGTCGCCCCGCCGCCCCCACCGCCGCCTCCTCCCCCCGAGCCCCAGTCGACGGAGCCCGTCACCACCACCGCTCAGCTCCCTCCGCCGCCGTCCCGGCCGGCGGTGAATCACGCGACCCTGTGGGTAGAGCTGATCTCCGACCTACCCAAGGGCGTGCTGCTGATCTACATCAACGAGGATCAGCTGATGCGGGAGAGCTTCCGCTTCACCGAGAAGTCCGGTGGCTTCTTCAGCCGTTCCAAAAGCTACACCGGCCACCTGGAGCGTAGCTTCAAGGTGGATACCGGGACCAACTCCCTCAAAGTCTACGTTTCCGGCGCCCGCAACCGTCCCACCGAGGTCGAGCAGCTGGACGCCAACTTCCCCGCTGGCAGCGAACGCCGTCTGATACTCCAGGTGGACGAGGACGGAAACCTCAACGCTTCCCTGCGCTGA
- a CDS encoding pitrilysin family protein, whose product MTDEPIMTAAGRPVDRSQPPGPGPVRPFSFPPFQHRELSCGIQVLLARLPRVPMVTLELYIPAGGQYDPAELPGLATLTAGMLDEGTRQRSATEIAALVEQLGGSLITGAGWNAIYASTSALAKDLPTAVDLAAELVLEPSFPADELERLRRQRLGDLLQRRNDPSSLAQERFSAAIYGDSPYGRSLIGDETSAQAITGGDVRGFYSRHVTAPGTAIVAVGDLDPDALVEHLESAFRSMPRHQPPPMPEIGPRSLDGVEIHLVHRPQAAQTEMRVGHVGISRTHPEYLRLQVLNAILGGKFTSRINLNLRERHGYTYGAHSRFIGRFGPGPFQVSSAVETEVAGAAVRETLGEIRRIQEDLVSEEELADTQSYLRGAFVGQLQTIDELSARLSALALYGLPADYYERYLREIETTTREDLLTLARQYLQPERAVVVLVGPREALEPQVEGLGEVFVHEPPPKVSNGG is encoded by the coding sequence TTGACCGATGAGCCCATCATGACCGCCGCCGGCCGCCCCGTAGACCGTTCCCAGCCCCCGGGACCCGGACCGGTGCGCCCCTTCTCCTTCCCCCCGTTCCAGCACCGGGAGCTGAGCTGCGGCATCCAGGTGCTGCTGGCCCGCCTGCCGCGGGTCCCCATGGTCACCCTGGAGCTCTACATTCCCGCCGGCGGCCAGTACGACCCTGCCGAGCTGCCGGGGCTAGCCACCCTCACCGCCGGCATGCTGGACGAGGGCACCCGCCAGCGGAGCGCCACCGAGATCGCCGCGCTGGTGGAACAGCTGGGCGGCAGCCTGATCACCGGCGCCGGCTGGAACGCCATCTACGCCAGCACCTCGGCGCTGGCCAAGGATCTGCCCACGGCGGTGGACCTGGCGGCGGAGCTGGTCCTCGAACCGAGTTTTCCCGCCGACGAGCTGGAGCGCCTGCGCCGGCAGCGGCTGGGAGATCTGCTGCAGCGCCGCAACGACCCCTCGTCCCTCGCCCAGGAGCGCTTCTCCGCCGCCATCTACGGAGACTCGCCCTACGGACGATCGCTGATCGGTGACGAGACCTCGGCCCAGGCCATCACCGGCGGCGACGTGCGCGGGTTTTACAGCCGCCACGTCACCGCCCCCGGCACCGCCATCGTTGCGGTGGGCGATCTCGATCCCGACGCCTTGGTGGAGCACCTGGAGAGCGCTTTCCGCAGCATGCCGCGGCACCAGCCACCCCCCATGCCGGAGATCGGGCCCCGCTCTCTGGACGGCGTCGAGATCCACCTGGTACACCGCCCCCAAGCGGCCCAGACCGAGATGCGGGTAGGCCACGTCGGCATCTCCCGCACCCACCCCGAATATCTCCGTCTGCAGGTGCTCAACGCCATTCTCGGCGGCAAGTTCACCAGCCGCATCAACCTCAACCTGCGCGAGCGCCACGGCTACACATACGGCGCCCACAGCCGCTTCATCGGCCGCTTCGGCCCCGGCCCCTTCCAGGTCTCCTCGGCGGTGGAAACCGAGGTTGCCGGCGCGGCGGTGCGGGAGACCCTGGGCGAGATCCGGCGTATTCAGGAAGATCTGGTCAGCGAGGAAGAGCTGGCGGACACCCAGAGCTATCTTCGCGGCGCCTTCGTCGGCCAGCTCCAGACCATCGACGAGCTCTCCGCCCGCCTCAGCGCCCTGGCCCTCTATGGCCTTCCCGCCGATTATTACGAGCGCTATCTGCGGGAGATCGAGACCACCACCCGCGAGGATCTCCTCACCCTCGCCCGCCAATACCTCCAGCCCGAGCGCGCCGTGGTGGTGCTGGTTGGGCCTCGGGAAGCGCTGGAGCCGCAGGTGGAAGGCTTGGGGGAGGTCTTCGTCCACGAGCCCCCGCCGAAGGTCTCAAACGGGGGCTAG
- a CDS encoding pitrilysin family protein yields MSTVASPLVQNLSVERHRLANGLQVVLHRDTTLPLVTLNLWYHVGSKNERPGRTGFAHLFEHMLFQGSEHVGTNDHFRYIQQVGGLVNGSTWYDRTNYYETLPSHFLRLGLWLESDRMGFLLPAITPEKLENQRSVVMNERRQRIDNRPYGIAHERLHELLYPKDHPYHWPVIGYMDDIAAATLEDVQSFFRTYYAPNNAVLTLAGDFDPDAALMEVEHFFGGIPRGPEPPPVKTSPSPQNGQQRQRIEDDVRLPRVYLGHRVPAYGERDWYAADLLTSALAQGKASLLYEDLVYRRQLAQDVGAYVLPTEIAATCYLVATCKPGVEPEALEEALAEHLQRLSSEAVSAATLERCRNHKLTGYYRELQALDGRADRLSELTTYFDDPELLREEPERYLQLEAEDLQSFASRYLQPEQRVVLTFVPSD; encoded by the coding sequence ATGAGTACTGTCGCTTCTCCTCTAGTCCAGAATCTTTCCGTCGAACGGCATCGACTGGCCAACGGGCTGCAGGTCGTGCTGCACCGGGACACCACCCTGCCCCTGGTGACCCTCAACCTCTGGTACCACGTGGGCTCGAAGAACGAGCGCCCGGGACGCACCGGCTTCGCCCATCTCTTCGAGCACATGCTCTTCCAGGGCAGCGAGCACGTCGGCACCAACGATCACTTCCGCTACATCCAGCAGGTGGGCGGGCTGGTCAACGGCTCCACCTGGTACGACCGCACCAATTACTACGAAACGCTGCCCTCCCACTTCCTGCGCCTGGGGCTGTGGCTGGAGTCGGACCGCATGGGCTTCCTGCTCCCCGCCATCACCCCGGAGAAGCTGGAGAATCAGCGCAGCGTGGTGATGAACGAGCGACGCCAGCGCATCGACAACCGGCCCTACGGCATCGCCCACGAACGGCTCCACGAGCTCCTCTACCCCAAGGACCACCCCTACCATTGGCCGGTCATCGGCTATATGGACGACATCGCCGCCGCCACCCTCGAGGATGTCCAGAGCTTCTTCCGCACCTACTACGCTCCCAACAATGCGGTGCTCACCCTCGCCGGCGATTTCGATCCGGACGCCGCGCTGATGGAGGTGGAGCACTTCTTCGGCGGCATTCCGCGGGGCCCCGAGCCGCCGCCGGTGAAGACCTCGCCGTCACCCCAGAACGGCCAACAGCGCCAGCGCATCGAAGACGACGTGCGGCTGCCGCGGGTCTATCTGGGCCATCGGGTACCAGCTTATGGCGAGCGCGATTGGTACGCCGCCGACCTTCTGACCTCGGCGCTGGCCCAGGGCAAAGCCAGCCTGCTCTACGAGGATCTGGTCTACCGCCGCCAGCTGGCTCAGGACGTAGGAGCCTACGTGCTGCCCACGGAGATCGCCGCCACCTGCTACCTGGTCGCCACCTGCAAACCGGGAGTCGAGCCGGAAGCCCTGGAAGAGGCTCTGGCGGAGCACCTGCAACGCCTCTCGTCGGAGGCCGTGAGCGCAGCCACTCTGGAGCGCTGCCGCAACCACAAGCTCACCGGCTATTACCGCGAGCTGCAGGCCCTGGACGGCCGGGCGGATCGGCTCTCCGAGCTCACCACCTACTTCGACGACCCGGAGCTGTTGCGGGAGGAGCCGGAACGCTACCTCCAGCTCGAGGCCGAGGACCTGCAGAGTTTCGCCAGCCGCTATCTGCAGCCGGAGCAGCGGGTGGTTTTGACCTTCGTTCCCTCCGATTGA
- the lexA gene encoding transcriptional repressor LexA: MAKKQARYLTERQKAILEFIEDFQGRKGIAPTHREICEHFGYSSYGTVYKHLKLLEQKGYLTRDWNQKRGIQLVEEPSEDEAPDLPFLGRIAAGRPIEAMSGNERLEVPHHLLSRRTGDHYVLQVVGDSMIAEGIHDGDLVVVLRREKAEAGEMVVALVNDEATLKRFYPEGDKIRLQPSNPAMDPIWVAARDLTIQGVVVGLMRKYL; this comes from the coding sequence ATGGCCAAGAAGCAAGCCCGCTACCTGACCGAGCGCCAGAAGGCGATCCTGGAGTTTATCGAAGACTTCCAGGGTCGCAAGGGCATCGCCCCCACTCACCGCGAGATTTGTGAGCACTTCGGCTACTCGTCCTACGGCACCGTTTACAAGCATCTGAAGCTGCTGGAGCAAAAAGGCTATCTGACCCGTGACTGGAATCAGAAGCGCGGCATCCAGCTGGTGGAGGAGCCGTCGGAGGACGAGGCGCCGGACCTTCCCTTTCTGGGCCGCATCGCCGCCGGCCGCCCCATCGAGGCGATGTCCGGCAACGAGCGGCTGGAGGTTCCGCACCATCTCCTGAGCCGCCGCACCGGCGATCATTACGTGCTGCAGGTGGTCGGCGACTCGATGATCGCCGAGGGTATTCACGACGGTGACCTGGTGGTGGTGCTGCGGCGGGAGAAGGCCGAGGCGGGGGAGATGGTCGTGGCTCTGGTCAACGACGAGGCGACCCTCAAGCGCTTCTACCCCGAAGGCGACAAGATCCGCCTGCAGCCCTCCAATCCCGCCATGGATCCGATCTGGGTCGCCGCCCGGGATCTCACCATCCAAGGCGTGGTGGTGGGTCTGATGCGCAAATACCTCTGA
- a CDS encoding PilT/PilU family type 4a pilus ATPase → MDLDALLKFMTKKGASDLHLKPTRPPLLRINGKIIPIDLDPLKPDDIEEMLLRILTPVQKSRLEENMSIDLGYGVSGLARFRGNLYMQRGTLAASFRRVPYDILTVEDLDLPDSLIDFCKVPMGLVLVTGPTGSGKSTTLAALIKHISSHQPKHVITIEDPMEFLFTDGIATISQREVGTDTTSFKEALRNAMRQDPDVIMVGEMRDAETVATVITAAETGHLVFSTLHTNSAPQTIDRILDSFPADQQGQVRAQLAQVLKGVVSMKLVTRADGGRVAALEIMKASPKICRMVEKGETSQIHEELESSVGYYRMQSMNQSLIALLAYGTITLEEAMKESPDPEDLSLKLRKMFPKIEEQGGEMATSDFSQIVELQEFRRLYEEQEEKVKIRLGEKDEVIEQLNSRIADRDQQMEALRQQIQSLQEEQERMSNDYGRLKQEAQEKIDKLMERIRQLNQRLINEPESGGGKKSGIFR, encoded by the coding sequence ATGGATCTTGACGCGCTACTGAAGTTCATGACCAAGAAGGGGGCTTCGGACCTTCATCTGAAGCCGACCCGTCCGCCACTGCTGCGCATCAACGGCAAGATCATCCCCATCGACCTGGATCCCCTCAAGCCCGACGACATCGAGGAGATGCTGCTGCGCATCCTCACCCCGGTGCAGAAGAGCCGGCTGGAAGAGAATATGTCCATCGATCTCGGTTACGGGGTCTCGGGCCTGGCGCGATTCCGCGGCAATCTCTACATGCAGCGCGGCACCCTCGCCGCCTCCTTCCGGCGCGTGCCCTACGACATCCTCACCGTCGAGGATCTGGATCTGCCGGACAGTCTGATCGATTTCTGCAAGGTCCCCATGGGCTTGGTGTTGGTCACCGGCCCCACCGGCAGCGGCAAGTCGACCACCCTGGCCGCCCTGATCAAGCACATTTCGAGCCATCAGCCGAAGCACGTCATCACCATCGAAGACCCGATGGAGTTCCTGTTCACCGACGGCATCGCCACCATCTCCCAGCGCGAGGTGGGGACCGACACCACCAGCTTCAAGGAGGCGTTGCGTAACGCCATGCGCCAGGATCCGGATGTGATCATGGTCGGCGAGATGCGTGACGCAGAGACCGTAGCGACGGTGATCACCGCGGCGGAGACGGGGCATCTGGTGTTCTCCACCCTGCACACCAACAGCGCTCCCCAGACCATCGACCGCATTCTGGACAGCTTCCCGGCGGATCAGCAGGGGCAGGTGCGAGCGCAGCTGGCCCAGGTGCTCAAGGGCGTGGTGTCCATGAAGTTGGTGACCCGCGCCGACGGCGGCCGGGTGGCGGCGCTGGAGATCATGAAGGCCTCGCCCAAGATCTGCCGCATGGTGGAAAAGGGGGAGACCTCTCAGATCCACGAAGAGCTGGAGTCGTCCGTCGGCTACTACCGCATGCAGTCGATGAACCAGAGCCTCATCGCGCTGCTGGCCTACGGCACCATCACCCTCGAGGAGGCGATGAAAGAGTCGCCGGACCCCGAGGATCTTTCCCTCAAGCTGCGCAAGATGTTCCCCAAGATCGAAGAACAGGGAGGCGAAATGGCAACGTCTGACTTCTCGCAAATCGTGGAGCTCCAGGAGTTCCGGCGTCTGTACGAAGAGCAGGAGGAGAAGGTCAAGATCCGCCTCGGCGAGAAGGACGAGGTCATCGAGCAGCTCAACAGCCGCATCGCGGACCGCGACCAGCAGATGGAGGCCCTGCGCCAGCAGATCCAGTCGCTGCAGGAAGAGCAGGAGCGCATGAGCAACGACTACGGCCGCCTCAAGCAAGAGGCCCAGGAAAAGATCGACAAGCTCATGGAGCGCATCCGCCAGCTCAACCAGCGCTTGATCAACGAGCCCGAGTCCGGCGGCGGCAAGAAATCCGGCATCTTCCGCTGA
- a CDS encoding Asp-tRNA(Asn)/Glu-tRNA(Gln) amidotransferase subunit GatC: MARLRLDPQDEQAMARELGTIVEYIDLLKDYDAPPPPPMDSPVEDLEADDPWVLDDQPRSCLPRELLLANAPAAVDGQVAVPRMFADRGEDQDD, from the coding sequence TTGGCACGTCTCCGTTTGGACCCTCAGGACGAGCAAGCCATGGCTCGGGAATTGGGTACCATCGTGGAGTACATCGACCTGCTGAAAGACTACGACGCGCCGCCTCCGCCGCCCATGGATTCGCCGGTGGAGGATCTGGAAGCCGATGACCCGTGGGTGCTGGACGATCAACCCCGATCGTGTCTGCCCCGGGAGCTGCTGCTGGCCAATGCGCCGGCGGCGGTGGACGGCCAGGTCGCGGTGCCGAGGATGTTCGCCGACCGGGGAGAGGATCAGGATGACTGA
- the gatA gene encoding Asp-tRNA(Asn)/Glu-tRNA(Gln) amidotransferase subunit GatA, whose product MTELFRCSAEELARRVRSGSLSAREVVAAHLRRTEAVEPRIHAYLWLDPEGALRRADELDRRLAAGEDPGPLAGVPVAIKDNLALADAPMTCASRILEGYTAPNHAAAVERLLDAGAVVLGKTNLDELGMGSSCEYSAYGPTHNPWALERSPGGSSGGSAAAVAAGSVPLALGSDTGGSVRQPAAWCGLVGLKPTYGRVSRWGLVAFASSLDQVGPLGRCVRDVALALEVMAGPDDRDARSETPSSTTGSAGEDFLRGLEDGIDGRRFGVIRELPLSQGTAGQGSASTPGEPLDPQGEKIWRHNLAQLEALGAEVVDVSVPAVNAALAIYHVLANSEASSNLARFDGVRYGGRRPESREAGGGQGESLEELYLRSRSEGLGREVQRRILLGTFALSAGYREAYYERAQRVAALLRQQMEAALEMVDFLVSPTTATAPFPLGSRTDEPLAMYLADRFTCPASLAGLPAVAVPAGSDDAGLPRSLHLVGRRFGEAELLSAARAFETQVGWEVRPALADAA is encoded by the coding sequence ATGACTGAGCTCTTCCGATGCTCCGCGGAGGAGCTGGCCCGGCGCGTGCGCTCCGGATCGCTCAGTGCCCGGGAGGTTGTGGCAGCGCACCTGCGCCGCACCGAAGCGGTGGAGCCGCGGATCCACGCCTACCTGTGGCTGGATCCGGAAGGGGCCCTGCGGCGGGCGGACGAGCTCGACCGACGGCTGGCGGCGGGGGAGGATCCCGGACCGCTGGCGGGAGTGCCGGTGGCGATCAAAGACAACCTGGCCTTGGCGGATGCACCCATGACTTGCGCCTCGCGCATTCTCGAGGGCTATACCGCTCCGAACCATGCGGCGGCGGTGGAACGTCTGCTGGACGCCGGCGCCGTGGTGCTGGGCAAGACCAATTTGGACGAGTTGGGGATGGGCTCCTCCTGCGAGTATTCCGCCTATGGGCCGACCCACAACCCGTGGGCGCTGGAGCGTTCGCCGGGAGGATCCAGCGGCGGTTCGGCAGCGGCGGTGGCAGCGGGAAGCGTCCCCCTGGCGTTGGGTAGCGACACCGGCGGTTCGGTGCGTCAGCCCGCCGCCTGGTGCGGCCTGGTGGGTCTCAAGCCGACCTATGGCCGGGTTTCCCGGTGGGGGTTGGTGGCCTTCGCCTCGTCGCTGGATCAGGTCGGCCCCCTGGGACGCTGCGTACGCGATGTGGCCCTGGCCCTGGAGGTTATGGCGGGACCGGATGATCGGGATGCCCGCAGTGAGACGCCGAGCTCGACCACGGGCTCAGCGGGAGAGGACTTCTTGCGCGGATTGGAAGACGGAATCGACGGCCGGCGCTTCGGCGTCATCCGGGAGCTGCCCCTGAGCCAGGGGACGGCGGGGCAGGGCTCCGCTAGCACCCCGGGGGAGCCTCTCGACCCGCAGGGCGAGAAGATCTGGCGGCACAACCTGGCGCAGCTGGAGGCTCTGGGCGCCGAGGTGGTGGACGTCTCGGTGCCGGCGGTGAACGCCGCCCTGGCGATCTACCACGTGCTCGCCAACAGCGAGGCCAGCTCCAATCTGGCGCGCTTCGATGGCGTGCGCTACGGCGGCCGCCGCCCTGAGTCTCGGGAGGCTGGCGGCGGCCAGGGGGAATCTCTCGAAGAGCTCTACCTGCGCAGTCGTAGCGAGGGCCTGGGGCGGGAAGTGCAGCGACGGATTCTACTCGGCACCTTTGCTCTCTCGGCGGGGTACCGGGAGGCCTACTACGAGCGAGCGCAGCGCGTCGCGGCGCTGCTGCGGCAGCAGATGGAAGCGGCGTTGGAGATGGTGGACTTTCTGGTCTCTCCCACCACCGCCACCGCGCCCTTTCCGCTGGGCTCGCGCACCGATGAGCCGTTGGCCATGTACCTCGCGGACCGCTTCACCTGTCCCGCCAGCCTGGCCGGATTGCCGGCGGTGGCGGTGCCGGCGGGGAGCGACGACGCCGGGCTGCCGCGCTCGCTGCATCTGGTGGGCCGGCGCTTCGGGGAGGCCGAGCTCTTGAGCGCCGCCCGCGCTTTCGAAACTCAGGTCGGATGGGAGGTGCGTCCTGCGCTGGCCGATGCTGCGTAA